The candidate division WOR-3 bacterium genome includes a window with the following:
- a CDS encoding GxxExxY protein — protein MAGKNDINETIKQAAEEVLKVLGSGYKETVYEEALAHELRLRQIPYERQRNFEILYKGYSVGLGRADLIINPLWAKTGEKETVMELKAVKKIAESHRRQAQVYMVSLNIDQGAVLSFGDDEVLFEPVPKPDRSLNIKVVKPQKPSTTSLQTTLESAAKEVFEYFGKEFVYREDTEKLFPAAIGVELRLRGVEFTRTGHDILYKCHKVDEYKFEFAFPDGEVATVTTYKKDEDIEEEKEEFGFYVKQFNLKKGFLIAIPAGEEGKVKVEPV, from the coding sequence ATGGCAGGCAAGAATGATATAAATGAAACCATCAAGCAGGCAGCCGAAGAGGTTCTGAAAGTCCTTGGGTCGGGCTACAAGGAAACTGTTTACGAAGAGGCGCTTGCCCATGAGTTGCGCCTCCGGCAGATTCCTTATGAAAGACAGCGCAACTTTGAAATCCTCTACAAGGGCTACAGCGTGGGCTTGGGCCGTGCCGACTTAATCATCAACCCGCTCTGGGCGAAAACCGGCGAGAAAGAGACCGTAATGGAACTGAAGGCGGTTAAGAAAATCGCCGAATCGCATCGGCGCCAGGCACAGGTTTATATGGTCTCACTCAACATTGACCAGGGTGCGGTTTTGAGTTTTGGCGATGATGAGGTCCTTTTCGAGCCGGTTCCCAAACCGGACCGGAGTCTGAACATCAAAGTGGTAAAACCCCAAAAACCGTCAACAACATCTTTGCAAACCACCCTCGAATCTGCCGCGAAAGAGGTGTTTGAATACTTCGGCAAAGAATTTGTCTACCGGGAAGATACCGAAAAACTGTTTCCTGCCGCAATCGGGGTTGAACTTCGGCTCCGGGGCGTTGAGTTCACCCGAACAGGTCACGACATCCTCTACAAGTGCCACAAGGTCGACGAATATAAATTTGAATTCGCCTTTCCCGATGGTGAAGTGGCAACAGTGACAACTTACAAAAAGGATGAGGATATTGAAGAAGAAAAAGAAGAGTTCGGCTTCTATGTCAAACAGTTCAACCTGAAAAAGGGCTTTCTCATCGCCATTCCGGCTGGAGAAGAAGGTAAAGTGAAGGTTGAACCGGTTTAG
- the msrB gene encoding peptide-methionine (R)-S-oxide reductase MsrB codes for MATAIFAGGCFWCMEFAFSFLGVRTRVGYTGGTKENPTYQEVCSGTTGHFEAIEITYHPASLSYERLLEVFFQNIDPTDDGGQFYDRGEQYQTAIFYTDETQKQLALEAKARLLNAGIFPRIETKILPAKRFWPAEDYHQKYYKKCPAQFQSYHKASGREQGVKKFWQGYEKFRLFPERQQYWLGYKKPAPESLKTALSPLSYQVTQHNGTEPAFNNEYWNNHEAGIYVDIVSGEPLFSSLDKFDSGTGWPSFTQPLEPQNIATRTDTSHGMTRTEVRSRHADSHLGHLFPDNTPTGFRYCINSAALRLIPKNELTRLGYGAYLKLFSQ; via the coding sequence ATGGCGACCGCAATCTTTGCCGGTGGCTGCTTCTGGTGTATGGAGTTCGCCTTCTCCTTTTTAGGGGTGCGCACCAGGGTTGGCTACACCGGCGGCACAAAAGAGAACCCCACCTATCAGGAGGTGTGCAGCGGTACCACGGGCCACTTCGAAGCGATTGAGATCACCTATCACCCGGCAAGCCTATCTTACGAAAGGCTCCTTGAGGTGTTTTTCCAGAACATCGACCCGACCGATGACGGTGGCCAGTTCTACGACCGGGGCGAACAGTACCAGACCGCCATCTTCTACACCGACGAAACCCAGAAACAACTCGCCCTTGAGGCAAAGGCACGGCTCCTTAACGCCGGCATCTTCCCGCGCATCGAGACAAAAATCCTGCCCGCAAAGAGGTTCTGGCCTGCGGAAGATTACCACCAGAAGTACTACAAAAAGTGCCCGGCACAGTTTCAATCTTATCACAAAGCATCGGGTCGGGAACAAGGGGTCAAAAAATTCTGGCAGGGCTATGAAAAGTTCCGCCTGTTTCCGGAACGGCAGCAGTACTGGCTCGGCTACAAAAAACCCGCGCCCGAGAGTCTGAAAACAGCCCTTTCCCCGTTATCATATCAGGTAACCCAGCATAACGGCACCGAACCCGCCTTCAACAACGAATACTGGAACAACCACGAGGCGGGCATTTATGTTGACATCGTCTCGGGCGAACCGCTCTTCTCTTCCCTTGACAAATTTGACTCCGGCACCGGCTGGCCCAGTTTCACCCAGCCCTTAGAACCACAGAACATCGCTACCCGAACCGACACATCCCACGGCATGACCCGAACCGAAGTGCGCAGTCGGCACGCCGACTCCCATCTCGGCCATCTCTTTCCGGACAACACCCCAACCGGCTTCCGCTACTGCATCAACTCCGCCGCCTTACGCCTCATTCCCAAGAACGAACTTACCCGCCTTGGCTACGGCGCCTATCTAAAACTGTTTTCTCAATAA
- a CDS encoding PQQ-like beta-propeller repeat protein: MLRWVRTGTVFAGLVLTLLACGEKEPAPKIKWQFTGAAFMNSPAIGNDGTIYAFSEKDTLYAFNPDGTVKWRLGLPDTVFYHPSNIFISPVVAANGTIYIFAADGNLYAINPNGTVSWRFPIKTDFPTICGTPALGADGTIYVYAPESLYALSPAGSLNWTRYVGGGSCITFPVVDGDSTIYIGADHDLIALKTDGTVKWTADMAPLIHTEDRIALGGDGTVYVFGTGLDFQGNLMAFTSDGALRWVCTVLDSNCINVGTPVIGLDGTIYLGSATDTERGGLYAVSPAGQVRWTKQTTNYLQEAYDLTIDSEGTIYTVEGAFDSEGNLKWRYPLGNVVVFAVGAPAIGADGTVYVASGSGLFAFEGNSSGLANSSWPRSRHDNRNTGNALSP; the protein is encoded by the coding sequence ATGTTGCGATGGGTTAGGACAGGCACCGTTTTCGCGGGGCTGGTTTTAACCCTTCTTGCCTGTGGTGAGAAGGAGCCGGCGCCCAAGATAAAATGGCAGTTCACTGGTGCGGCATTTATGAACTCACCGGCAATTGGTAACGATGGCACCATCTACGCGTTCAGTGAAAAGGACACCCTTTACGCATTTAATCCGGATGGCACGGTCAAATGGCGGCTCGGTTTGCCCGATACTGTGTTCTATCATCCGTCCAACATCTTCATCTCGCCGGTCGTCGCCGCGAATGGCACAATCTACATTTTTGCCGCGGATGGCAATCTTTACGCTATCAACCCGAACGGCACGGTCAGCTGGCGGTTTCCGATTAAAACGGACTTCCCAACGATTTGCGGCACACCTGCGCTCGGTGCGGATGGCACAATTTATGTGTATGCGCCGGAATCGCTCTATGCTCTTTCGCCAGCCGGGAGTTTAAACTGGACGCGTTATGTTGGTGGCGGCTCCTGTATCACCTTTCCGGTGGTTGATGGAGACAGCACCATCTACATTGGTGCCGACCACGACCTGATTGCCCTGAAAACGGATGGCACCGTGAAATGGACGGCAGATATGGCACCCCTGATTCATACCGAAGACCGGATTGCGCTCGGTGGAGATGGTACGGTTTATGTCTTCGGCACCGGGTTGGACTTTCAGGGCAATCTTATGGCGTTTACTTCAGACGGCGCTTTACGCTGGGTCTGCACCGTGCTTGACAGCAACTGTATTAATGTCGGCACGCCGGTGATTGGGCTTGATGGCACAATCTATCTGGGCAGCGCCACCGACACAGAAAGGGGTGGGTTATATGCGGTTTCTCCAGCCGGACAGGTGCGCTGGACAAAACAGACCACCAATTATTTGCAGGAGGCTTATGACCTGACGATTGATTCTGAGGGCACAATTTACACCGTTGAAGGTGCGTTTGACAGTGAGGGCAATCTGAAATGGCGTTATCCATTAGGAAATGTCGTGGTGTTTGCGGTGGGGGCACCGGCAATCGGCGCGGACGGCACGGTTTATGTCGCGAGTGGTAGCGGTCTTTTTGCCTTTGAAGGCAACAGTTCTGGGCTGGCAAACTCATCCTGGCCCAGGTCCCGGCACGACAACCGTAATACCGGCAATGCGCTGAGCCCGTAA
- the mscL gene encoding large-conductance mechanosensitive channel protein MscL → MSFLKEFKEFALRGNVIDMAVGIIVGAAFGKIVSSLVNDVILPPIGLILGGVNFSHLAITLKAASGDQPALVLKYGSFIQTIIDFLLIALAIFFAIVKPINLLKRRQEEAPAPPAPSNEEKLLTEIRDLLKERPR, encoded by the coding sequence GTGAGTTTCTTAAAGGAGTTTAAGGAGTTTGCCCTGCGGGGCAATGTGATTGATATGGCGGTTGGCATCATCGTCGGCGCGGCGTTTGGTAAGATTGTCTCTTCTTTGGTGAACGATGTTATTCTACCGCCCATCGGTTTGATTCTGGGTGGCGTGAACTTCTCCCATCTGGCGATTACCCTAAAGGCGGCGAGCGGGGACCAACCGGCGCTCGTGTTAAAATACGGCAGTTTTATCCAGACCATCATTGACTTTCTGCTCATCGCCCTGGCGATATTTTTCGCCATTGTTAAGCCAATCAACCTGCTTAAGCGGCGTCAGGAGGAGGCACCGGCACCGCCCGCGCCGTCAAACGAGGAGAAACTTTTAACCGAAATCCGGGACTTGCTTAAAGAGCGCCCGCGGTAA
- the lexA gene encoding repressor LexA translates to MAEKVNLTERVRRLQEFYLRHQRMPSYAEIARLLNLRSKNAVFRLVEKLRRLNILDKDATGRLIPKNLAAPIKLLGTVEAGFPSPAEEELLDRVSLDRWLVTNSAATFLLKVTGDSMSGAGILPGDTVLVDRAPAPKNGDIVIAEVDGAWTMKFFYKEGGKIVLRAANPKYPPIKPRRELKIGGVVTAVIRKYR, encoded by the coding sequence ATGGCAGAGAAGGTGAACTTAACCGAACGCGTTCGCCGGCTTCAGGAGTTTTATCTCAGGCACCAGCGGATGCCCTCCTATGCGGAAATCGCCCGGCTCCTGAACCTGCGCTCAAAAAATGCGGTGTTTCGGCTTGTTGAGAAGTTGCGCCGCCTGAACATCCTCGACAAAGACGCCACAGGCCGGCTTATCCCCAAAAACCTTGCCGCCCCAATCAAACTCCTCGGCACGGTTGAAGCCGGGTTTCCTTCACCCGCGGAAGAAGAACTGCTCGACCGGGTGTCGCTTGACCGCTGGCTTGTCACCAACTCCGCCGCCACCTTTCTCCTTAAAGTGACCGGCGACTCAATGTCCGGTGCCGGCATTCTGCCCGGTGATACGGTTTTGGTGGACCGCGCCCCGGCCCCGAAAAACGGCGACATCGTGATTGCCGAAGTTGATGGCGCCTGGACGATGAAGTTCTTTTATAAAGAAGGTGGTAAAATCGTCCTGCGTGCCGCCAACCCCAAATATCCACCAATTAAACCCCGCCGGGAACTGAAAATCGGCGGTGTCGTCACCGCGGTCATCAGGAAGTACCGATGA
- a CDS encoding DNA polymerase IV gives MKNLPLLVHDWDNAILHIDADAFFATCEQATNPSLKGKPVVVGRERGIVTAASYEAKSRGIRRGMRLSEVKKLCPDAVLITSDYEKYSLFSFRLMEILRRFSPLVEPYSIDEAFVDLTGLRRPFHASYHELGLKIKSTITNELGISVSVGISLTKTLAKVASRHQKPDGLTVIPGREIHHYLSRLPVGEVWGIGPNTAAWCAKLGIYTALDLARKPADFIQRYFSKPFYEIWQELNGTIVYPVKPEPKTTYLSISKARTFPATCDRLTVLAHLSTNLEDACFKARRYQLAPQRLILFLRTQEFKECAVELKLTTPSAYPPLLTPFFEQGFNQLFQNGVWYRQTGVILTHLVPVNRVQPSLFDDPIRLEKIARLYQAVDRLKVREGVTVLTDGLAPGTTASSQDRLSIPVLKIRV, from the coding sequence ATGAAAAATCTGCCCCTTCTCGTCCACGACTGGGATAACGCCATCCTCCATATTGACGCCGACGCCTTTTTTGCCACCTGCGAACAGGCGACCAATCCGAGCCTTAAAGGCAAACCGGTTGTGGTCGGCAGGGAACGGGGCATCGTCACCGCGGCAAGTTATGAAGCAAAAAGCCGGGGCATCAGGCGCGGTATGCGCCTCAGTGAAGTTAAAAAGTTGTGCCCGGATGCGGTCCTCATCACCTCGGACTACGAGAAGTACAGCCTGTTCTCGTTCCGCCTGATGGAAATCCTGCGCCGCTTCTCACCGCTCGTTGAGCCCTATTCCATTGACGAAGCGTTCGTTGACCTCACCGGCTTACGCCGGCCCTTTCATGCCTCCTATCACGAACTGGGCTTAAAGATAAAAAGCACCATCACCAATGAACTGGGCATCTCGGTATCGGTGGGCATCAGCCTGACCAAAACCCTTGCCAAAGTCGCCTCCCGGCACCAGAAGCCGGATGGTCTCACCGTAATACCAGGCAGAGAGATTCACCATTACCTCAGCCGCCTGCCCGTTGGTGAAGTGTGGGGCATCGGTCCGAACACCGCTGCCTGGTGTGCCAAATTAGGGATTTACACCGCGCTTGACCTTGCCCGCAAACCCGCCGATTTCATCCAGCGCTACTTCTCCAAACCGTTTTACGAAATCTGGCAGGAGTTAAACGGCACCATCGTATATCCGGTGAAACCCGAGCCCAAAACCACCTACCTCTCCATCAGCAAAGCCCGCACCTTTCCGGCAACATGCGACCGCCTGACCGTACTTGCCCATCTCAGCACCAACCTTGAAGACGCCTGTTTCAAAGCCCGGCGCTATCAACTGGCACCCCAGCGACTTATTCTTTTTCTCCGCACCCAGGAGTTCAAGGAGTGTGCGGTGGAGTTAAAGTTGACGACACCCAGCGCCTATCCACCGCTCCTCACCCCTTTCTTTGAGCAGGGGTTCAACCAGCTGTTCCAGAATGGGGTCTGGTATCGCCAGACCGGTGTGATTCTCACCCATCTTGTGCCGGTTAACCGGGTCCAGCCCAGCCTGTTTGACGACCCAATCCGGCTTGAAAAGATTGCCCGCCTTTATCAGGCGGTTGACCGGCTTAAGGTCCGGGAAGGTGTTACCGTCCTCACCGATGGCCTTGCCCCGGGCACCACCGCATCATCTCAGGACCGCCTCTCAATCCCGGTGCTCAAAATCCGGGTATAA
- a CDS encoding carbon starvation protein A, producing MLGAVVVFAFAYRFYGGLLARLFDMNPQNKTPAHTHYDGVDYVPARNWLVLFGHHFSSIAGAGPILGPVIAGAVWGWGPAMLWILIGSIFVGGVHDFASLMVSLRSDGKSIADTTEKLLGTRVRLIFSLFVWLCLILVIAVFAASAAKTLQTTPEIVLPTFGIIVLAVFVGLLLYRWRVNSVVATAIGMVLFFLLIVAGLHFPIRWSYHGWLLTLLIFYAGTASVLPVNIILQPRDYLSFFVLLFGMVVGFLGLLLTHPPIQTPVYVGFSGSEGYLLPMLCVTVACGAISGFHSLVASGTTSKQLNREGDAKKIGYGAMLTEGVLAVLAVVCVTAGLHWFGGPQGLVYPELVRSGNWIVAFGKGYGVIAQPILRGLGMFIGITMLKTFIVTTLDTATRITRYIGTELFGERLGIKPMKNMFFNTLVVIGLATYLAFGAWQSIWPVFGAANQLVAALALLVVTAWLFSRGKPSLYTLIPGIFMLLVTTGALALLAIKFFTGHKFTLGVIAVALLLLAGFMVEETVRNLHRLRAG from the coding sequence ATGTTGGGCGCGGTTGTGGTTTTTGCTTTTGCCTACCGGTTTTACGGCGGGCTTTTGGCGCGACTGTTTGATATGAATCCGCAGAATAAGACGCCGGCGCACACCCATTACGACGGGGTTGACTATGTACCGGCAAGGAACTGGCTGGTGCTTTTTGGCCATCACTTTTCTTCAATCGCCGGTGCCGGACCGATTCTTGGTCCGGTGATTGCTGGTGCGGTGTGGGGCTGGGGCCCGGCAATGCTCTGGATTCTGATCGGCTCAATTTTTGTGGGTGGGGTGCACGACTTTGCCAGTTTGATGGTATCTTTGCGCAGCGATGGTAAGTCAATCGCCGATACGACGGAGAAGTTGCTGGGCACGCGGGTGCGATTGATTTTTTCCCTTTTTGTCTGGCTGTGTTTGATTCTGGTGATTGCGGTGTTTGCTGCTTCCGCGGCAAAGACGCTACAGACGACACCGGAGATTGTCCTGCCGACCTTTGGGATTATTGTTTTGGCGGTCTTTGTCGGGCTTTTGCTTTATCGCTGGCGGGTGAATTCAGTTGTGGCAACCGCGATCGGGATGGTGCTTTTTTTCCTGTTGATTGTTGCCGGTTTGCACTTTCCGATAAGGTGGAGTTATCACGGCTGGCTGCTCACGCTTTTGATTTTTTATGCCGGAACCGCATCGGTTCTGCCGGTGAATATCATTCTCCAGCCCCGGGACTATCTGTCGTTTTTTGTTCTGCTTTTTGGGATGGTGGTTGGGTTTCTGGGACTGCTCTTGACCCATCCGCCGATTCAGACCCCGGTGTATGTCGGGTTTTCCGGTAGTGAGGGGTATCTTTTGCCGATGCTCTGTGTGACGGTCGCCTGCGGCGCAATTTCCGGGTTCCATTCGCTTGTTGCCAGCGGCACGACATCCAAGCAGTTGAACCGGGAGGGGGATGCAAAGAAGATTGGTTACGGCGCAATGCTGACCGAAGGGGTGCTGGCGGTACTGGCGGTGGTTTGTGTGACCGCAGGTCTGCACTGGTTTGGTGGTCCTCAGGGTCTGGTTTATCCGGAACTGGTCCGGAGCGGGAACTGGATTGTGGCGTTTGGTAAGGGCTACGGGGTTATCGCCCAGCCGATTCTGCGCGGGCTCGGGATGTTCATCGGGATTACGATGCTCAAGACCTTTATTGTGACAACCCTTGACACCGCAACGAGAATCACCCGCTACATCGGCACCGAACTTTTTGGCGAACGGCTGGGGATAAAGCCGATGAAGAATATGTTCTTTAACACGCTGGTGGTGATTGGACTGGCAACCTATCTGGCGTTTGGTGCCTGGCAGTCAATCTGGCCGGTTTTTGGTGCGGCGAATCAACTGGTGGCGGCGCTGGCGCTGCTTGTGGTCACCGCCTGGCTTTTCAGCCGGGGCAAACCGAGCCTGTACACCTTAATCCCGGGGATTTTTATGCTCCTTGTGACGACCGGTGCGCTCGCGCTTCTGGCAATTAAGTTTTTCACCGGGCACAAGTTCACCCTCGGGGTGATTGCGGTTGCCCTTTTGCTCCTTGCCGGTTTTATGGTCGAGGAGACGGTGCGTAATTTGCACCGGTTGCGAGCGGGTTAG
- a CDS encoding DNA methyltransferase: MKKYRDGTWDFLTANTKQYTHCFHPYPAMMIPQVAGRILDEFGKGARLLFDPYCGTGTSLVEANLRGINAIGTDINPLARLIAKVKTTVIPLAVLDCHLNDFYNFMFENRLGNPNINPEIPRFKNIDYWFKKETQHWLAVIKEYIEEMNNRDVQDFFKVAFSETIRETSLTRNCEFKLYRMTQEQIEKFNPDVLAIMSQKLFRNRNGMAEYISLKKSGADSEIHDFNTVEGVPYDILRKESVDIIVTSPPYGDSKTTVAYGQFSRLSNQWLGFVEAQEVDKQSMGGARKAEFRYFDFAPLDNVLFKIAQIDEKRVNDVVSFYIDYEKSIKNVSTVVKKGGVVGYVVGNRRVKGVEIPNDEITREFFERAGFKHIKTIIRAIPNKRMPKRNSPSNIAGLTDATMNYEYIVILRKVK; encoded by the coding sequence ATTAAAAAATACCGTGACGGAACTTGGGATTTTTTAACCGCAAATACAAAGCAATATACCCATTGCTTTCATCCTTACCCGGCGATGATGATTCCTCAAGTTGCGGGGCGGATTTTAGACGAGTTTGGGAAAGGCGCCCGGCTTTTATTTGATCCATACTGTGGCACTGGGACATCATTGGTTGAGGCCAATTTGCGGGGTATAAACGCCATTGGAACGGACATCAATCCATTAGCCCGCTTAATAGCAAAGGTCAAGACGACAGTCATTCCTTTGGCAGTGCTGGATTGCCATCTTAATGATTTCTATAATTTTATGTTTGAAAACCGTTTAGGGAACCCCAATATCAACCCCGAAATTCCCCGCTTTAAAAATATCGATTATTGGTTTAAAAAAGAGACTCAACATTGGCTTGCTGTGATAAAAGAATACATCGAGGAAATGAACAACCGGGATGTACAAGACTTTTTCAAGGTGGCGTTTAGCGAAACGATAAGAGAAACATCCCTGACAAGAAATTGCGAGTTTAAACTATATCGGATGACGCAGGAACAAATAGAAAAATTCAATCCCGATGTTTTGGCTATAATGAGTCAGAAACTATTTCGAAATAGAAATGGGATGGCTGAATACATCTCTTTAAAAAAGTCTGGTGCAGATTCAGAAATCCATGACTTCAACACTGTTGAAGGAGTTCCTTATGATATCCTTAGAAAAGAGAGTGTGGACATAATTGTAACGTCACCACCTTATGGCGATTCTAAAACTACTGTGGCTTATGGGCAGTTTTCAAGGTTGAGCAATCAGTGGTTGGGGTTCGTGGAAGCGCAAGAAGTTGATAAACAGTCTATGGGAGGAGCAAGAAAGGCAGAATTCAGGTATTTTGATTTTGCACCACTTGACAATGTGTTATTTAAGATTGCTCAAATAGACGAAAAAAGGGTGAATGATGTGGTTTCTTTTTATATAGATTACGAGAAATCAATTAAAAATGTTTCTACGGTTGTAAAAAAGGGCGGGGTTGTAGGTTATGTCGTTGGGAATCGTAGGGTTAAGGGTGTAGAAATTCCTAATGATGAAATAACAAGAGAATTTTTTGAAAGGGCCGGTTTCAAACATATCAAAACGATAATAAGGGCTATTCCCAACAAAAGGATGCCGAAAAGGAACAGTCCCAGTAATATCGCTGGGCTTACAGATGCCACAATGAATTATGAGTATATTGTTATCCTCAGAAAGGTAAAGTAA
- a CDS encoding aldehyde dehydrogenase family protein: MNTAPKLLIAGKWVATGTFADVVNPYDRSVLGKVPVARAAEVTDALNAAEAGAGVMRSLPAHRRAQILHRTAELIAENGDEFVRLIVAEAGKPVKFARIEVSRAIETVRFSAEEAKRICGETVPMDALPGSERRRGFYIRVPRGVIAAITPFNFPLNLVVHKVAPALAAGNAVVLKPATKTPFCALKLAELLLQAGLPPEALNVLIGPGTSVGEMLVADPRVRMITFTGSAAVGEKIKKTAGLKPITLELGSNSGAIIDETAQLDRVVARCVLGAFAYSGQVCNHTQRLIVHQKVAPQFIEMFVAATSKLIIGDPQNPETDIGPLIDQVALERAETLIAEALSAGARLLTGGKAEGTIFLPTILTNVTPEMRVVNEETFAPIVTIETAPDFTRLLELYNRGSTAGKYAYGLCAGVFTSDFTRAFQAAEELEVGAVYINDSATFRVDHQPYGGVRDSGLGREGPKFAIQEMTEIRFVSFNLD, from the coding sequence GTGAACACCGCACCTAAGTTGCTCATTGCCGGTAAATGGGTGGCAACCGGCACTTTTGCTGATGTTGTCAACCCCTATGACCGCTCGGTTCTGGGCAAGGTACCGGTCGCCCGCGCCGCTGAAGTTACTGATGCCTTAAACGCTGCCGAAGCCGGCGCCGGGGTGATGCGCTCTTTGCCCGCCCATCGCCGTGCCCAAATTCTGCACCGCACTGCGGAGTTGATTGCGGAAAATGGAGATGAGTTTGTCCGGCTGATTGTTGCCGAGGCAGGCAAACCGGTTAAGTTCGCCCGCATTGAGGTGTCCCGGGCAATTGAAACGGTACGGTTCTCCGCTGAGGAGGCAAAGCGGATTTGTGGTGAGACCGTTCCGATGGATGCTCTGCCCGGTTCAGAAAGGCGCCGGGGGTTTTACATCCGGGTGCCACGCGGTGTTATCGCCGCAATCACACCGTTCAACTTCCCTTTAAACCTCGTGGTCCATAAGGTCGCACCCGCGCTTGCCGCCGGTAACGCGGTGGTGTTAAAACCGGCAACCAAGACCCCATTTTGCGCCCTGAAACTGGCGGAACTTTTGCTTCAAGCCGGACTGCCACCTGAGGCGCTCAATGTCCTGATTGGACCGGGCACCAGCGTGGGCGAAATGCTTGTGGCAGACCCGCGGGTCCGGATGATAACCTTTACCGGCAGCGCCGCGGTGGGCGAAAAAATCAAAAAGACCGCGGGTTTAAAGCCGATAACTCTGGAACTGGGTTCCAACTCCGGTGCGATTATTGACGAGACCGCGCAACTTGACCGGGTAGTGGCGCGCTGTGTCCTTGGTGCCTTTGCCTATTCCGGACAGGTGTGCAACCACACCCAGCGCTTGATTGTCCACCAGAAGGTTGCCCCGCAGTTCATTGAAATGTTTGTTGCCGCCACTTCAAAACTGATTATCGGTGACCCCCAAAATCCGGAGACCGATATCGGGCCCTTGATTGACCAGGTGGCACTGGAGCGTGCTGAAACGTTAATTGCTGAAGCGCTCTCTGCCGGTGCCCGGCTCTTAACCGGGGGTAAGGCAGAAGGCACAATCTTTCTGCCCACCATCCTCACCAATGTCACGCCGGAAATGAGGGTGGTGAATGAAGAGACCTTTGCCCCGATTGTCACAATTGAAACCGCACCCGATTTTACCCGGCTACTTGAACTCTACAACCGGGGTTCAACCGCCGGCAAATACGCCTATGGGCTCTGTGCCGGGGTGTTTACCTCGGACTTTACCCGGGCGTTTCAGGCGGCTGAGGAGCTTGAGGTCGGCGCGGTTTACATCAACGACTCTGCCACCTTTCGGGTTGACCATCAGCCTTATGGTGGAGTTCGGGATTCAGGTTTGGGCAGAGAGGGTCCTAAATTCGCAATCCAGGAGATGACCGAAATCCGGTTTGTCTCGTTTAACCTCGACTGA